The following proteins are co-located in the Planococcus plakortidis genome:
- a CDS encoding dipeptidase: MQIIDTHCDALLKLQVAKRNELFRGKPVHYYDAEELDTNFLRLQQGGVKVQFFAVFVHPELPDDEKWQHALEQVDLFYNEVLGQPLMKHIRHWEDIDALRPDEIGAVLALEGADAFGNDLVKLRHLYRLGVLSLGLTWNFANLCADGVGEPRGGGLTLLGKQVVQLNNQHRVFTDVSHLSPAGFWDVMELADYPIASHSNARELCDHPRNLEDRQIEAMFSRNGLIDIVFCPEFINPGSQQATIDDLLRHIDHLCTLGGERHIGLGSDFDGIFAHVDQLGNASAYPNLIEALQKRYSEAQVEGFAFRNFLAHRPGIAQEGRTI, from the coding sequence GTGCAGATCATCGATACACATTGTGATGCGCTTTTGAAATTGCAGGTGGCGAAGCGCAACGAATTATTTCGCGGGAAGCCGGTTCATTACTACGATGCAGAAGAACTTGACACCAATTTCCTGCGTCTGCAGCAAGGCGGCGTGAAAGTCCAGTTTTTTGCGGTGTTTGTGCATCCCGAATTGCCGGATGATGAAAAATGGCAACATGCATTAGAACAGGTTGATTTGTTCTACAATGAAGTGCTGGGACAGCCGCTCATGAAACATATCCGACATTGGGAAGATATCGATGCACTGCGACCTGATGAAATCGGGGCAGTGCTCGCGCTTGAAGGGGCGGATGCGTTCGGAAACGATCTCGTGAAATTGCGCCATCTCTACAGGCTCGGCGTCCTGTCACTTGGGCTGACATGGAATTTCGCCAATCTTTGCGCGGACGGCGTCGGGGAACCAAGAGGCGGCGGCCTGACACTGCTCGGCAAGCAAGTGGTGCAGCTGAATAACCAACACCGTGTCTTCACGGACGTATCCCATCTGTCGCCCGCAGGATTTTGGGATGTGATGGAACTGGCTGACTATCCGATTGCCAGCCATTCCAATGCACGGGAATTATGTGATCATCCGCGGAACCTGGAGGATCGGCAAATCGAGGCAATGTTTTCGCGCAATGGCTTGATTGACATCGTGTTTTGCCCGGAGTTCATCAATCCAGGAAGCCAGCAGGCGACAATCGATGATTTACTGCGCCATATCGACCATCTTTGCACGCTCGGCGGAGAGCGCCATATCGGTTTAGGTTCAGATTTTGACGGGATTTTTGCTCATGTGGACCAGCTTGGAAATGCATCGGCTTACCCGAATTTAATCGAAGCCTTGCAAAAACGCTATTCGGAAGCGCAGGTGGAAGGGTTTGCGTTCCGCAACTTCCTGGCGCACAGGCCGGGCATTGCACAAGAAGGCAGGACAATATAA
- a CDS encoding gamma-glutamyl-gamma-aminobutyrate hydrolase family protein yields the protein MRPIIGITASKELGKDEYTIELADTEAIVRAGGLPIMLPHIEGEAELEELAEHIDGLFLAGGWDIDPTLFGEEPHPGLGVIIPSRDRFELELVEKVLEKNKPVLAICRGAQILNIAAGGDMYQDTPSQLAGNLLQHQQRAPKEHGSHFVEVQEGSLLHRLTDSLKLKVNSRHHQSNRHVPDHYLVSGIASDGVIEAIESKEHGFALGLQWHPENMARAGDAASLRIFEGFIRACTEEGDE from the coding sequence ATGAGACCGATCATCGGCATTACCGCGTCGAAAGAATTGGGGAAAGATGAATACACAATTGAACTCGCGGATACAGAAGCGATTGTCCGGGCAGGCGGTTTGCCGATCATGCTGCCGCATATCGAAGGGGAGGCGGAACTGGAAGAACTCGCCGAGCATATCGACGGATTATTCCTTGCGGGAGGATGGGATATCGACCCAACCTTATTCGGCGAAGAGCCGCATCCGGGCCTGGGCGTCATCATTCCCTCCCGTGACCGTTTCGAGTTGGAATTAGTGGAAAAGGTGTTGGAGAAGAACAAGCCGGTGCTGGCGATTTGCCGCGGCGCCCAGATTCTGAACATCGCAGCCGGCGGGGACATGTATCAGGATACACCGTCACAGCTTGCCGGTAATCTGCTCCAGCACCAGCAGCGCGCCCCGAAAGAGCATGGCTCGCATTTTGTCGAGGTGCAGGAAGGTTCTCTACTGCACCGGCTGACGGATTCATTGAAGCTCAAGGTCAATAGCCGCCATCACCAATCGAACCGCCATGTGCCGGATCATTATCTCGTTTCGGGGATTGCGAGCGACGGGGTCATAGAAGCGATCGAGAGCAAGGAACATGGATTCGCACTTGGGCTGCAATGGCACCCGGAAAACATGGCTCGTGCAGGCGACGCAGCCTCTTTGCGTATATTCGAGGGCTTTATTCGCGCATGCACGGAAGAAGGGGATGAGTAA
- the dacB gene encoding D-alanyl-D-alanine carboxypeptidase/D-alanyl-D-alanine-endopeptidase: protein MAKLNRWKAAGLFVLAGALAASPLQMGSDGNMAGADGEYAALTAEVNDILQDKSLDGALAGVSIRKADSGEKIYDHFGDIRLKPASNMKLFTLAAALETLGEDHRFSTELHTDGELKGKVLHGNLYLKGKGDPTLLEEDFERFASELKAQGIHKVKGDLVGDDSWFDDERLSEDMTWKNEVYYVGAQVSALTASPNKDYDAGSIIVEANAGEAAGDEVQVSLSPETDYVTVINTARTVAAGEPKTLSITRDHGTNEIIIEGNIPEQGSRTREWIAVDEPSGYALSLFEKALGKEGIELIGNSETVMGETPSASRMLLEHQSMTLAELSIPFMKLSNNGHGEALAKQMGRVVNGEGSWEAGLKVMEATAGKLGVNVDTIHLRDASGMSHVNLIPANEISQLLTGAQDEPWFDTFLESFPVAGAPDRFVGGTLRNRMKGTVAEGNVQAKTGSLSSVSSLAGYANTQDGERLIFAIVLNNDLANVTPVENAIAEAIAGYQAK, encoded by the coding sequence ATGGCGAAATTGAATCGATGGAAAGCGGCGGGATTGTTCGTGCTGGCGGGGGCTCTCGCGGCTTCTCCGCTGCAGATGGGAAGTGACGGGAATATGGCAGGGGCAGACGGTGAATATGCAGCATTGACTGCGGAAGTGAATGATATTTTACAGGACAAGAGCTTGGATGGCGCGCTGGCAGGTGTCAGCATCCGGAAAGCGGATAGCGGGGAAAAAATATACGATCATTTTGGCGATATCCGCCTGAAACCGGCATCCAATATGAAGCTATTCACACTGGCGGCGGCACTTGAAACTTTAGGGGAAGATCATCGGTTTTCGACAGAGTTGCATACCGATGGGGAGCTGAAAGGCAAAGTGTTGCATGGCAATCTGTACTTGAAAGGCAAAGGCGACCCGACATTGCTCGAGGAGGATTTTGAGCGCTTTGCGAGTGAATTGAAAGCACAAGGCATACATAAAGTGAAAGGTGACCTGGTCGGCGATGATAGCTGGTTCGATGATGAACGCTTGTCTGAAGACATGACATGGAAAAATGAAGTGTATTATGTCGGGGCCCAAGTATCCGCATTGACCGCCTCCCCGAATAAAGATTACGACGCCGGCTCCATTATCGTGGAAGCGAACGCCGGAGAAGCGGCAGGGGATGAAGTGCAGGTAAGTTTGTCACCGGAAACGGATTACGTGACGGTCATTAATACCGCCAGAACGGTAGCTGCTGGTGAGCCAAAGACCTTGAGCATCACGAGAGACCACGGGACGAATGAAATCATCATCGAAGGCAATATCCCGGAACAAGGCAGCCGGACACGCGAGTGGATCGCAGTCGATGAACCATCCGGCTATGCCCTCAGCCTGTTTGAAAAAGCGCTCGGCAAGGAAGGCATCGAGCTGATCGGGAATTCCGAAACCGTCATGGGCGAGACGCCATCGGCTAGCCGCATGCTTCTGGAACATCAATCGATGACGCTAGCGGAACTATCGATCCCGTTCATGAAATTGAGCAATAACGGCCATGGTGAAGCCTTGGCGAAACAAATGGGCCGCGTGGTGAACGGTGAAGGCAGCTGGGAAGCGGGACTCAAGGTAATGGAGGCAACCGCCGGCAAGCTGGGTGTCAATGTCGACACAATCCATCTGCGTGACGCTTCCGGGATGTCCCATGTCAATTTGATTCCGGCAAATGAAATTTCCCAGTTACTCACCGGGGCGCAGGACGAGCCGTGGTTCGATACATTCCTCGAATCCTTCCCGGTAGCAGGGGCTCCTGACCGTTTTGTCGGCGGCACATTGCGAAACCGCATGAAAGGCACAGTGGCAGAAGGCAATGTCCAGGCAAAAACCGGCAGCTTGTCTTCGGTCTCTTCTTTAGCCGGTTATGCGAACACCCAGGACGGGGAAAGGCTGATTTTCGCTATCGTCCTGAACAACGACTTGGCGAATGTCACACCGGTCGAAAACGCCATTGCCGAAGCGATCGCCGGATACCAAGCCAAGTAA
- the rbsB gene encoding ribose ABC transporter substrate-binding protein RbsB, giving the protein MKKMLLMFVLLAMMVLAACSMEAPGSDSEETTGGEEASGDYTIGFSISTLNNPFFVTLSEGAEAKASELGASLSVVDAQDDASKQASDVEDLIQQGVDMILINPVDSEAVASAVASANNADIPVITVDRSAESGEVVSHIASDNVAGGEMAAEHLLSLVGDGAKVAELEGVPGSSAARERGEGFNNIAADSLDVVAKQTANFNRAEGLSVMENILQANPEVTGVFAHNDEMALGALEAIEASGKDVTVVGFDATADAVAAVEEGRLAGTIAQKPEMIGEMAVETAVQHLDGEAVEASIPVELELIQQ; this is encoded by the coding sequence ATGAAGAAAATGCTATTGATGTTCGTCCTCTTGGCCATGATGGTCTTGGCCGCATGTTCCATGGAAGCACCAGGTTCGGATTCAGAAGAAACAACAGGCGGAGAAGAAGCGAGCGGAGATTACACAATCGGTTTCTCGATCTCGACATTGAACAACCCGTTCTTCGTGACATTGAGCGAAGGGGCGGAAGCAAAAGCTTCTGAACTTGGCGCAAGCCTATCAGTTGTCGATGCACAAGACGATGCATCGAAACAAGCAAGTGATGTAGAGGACTTGATCCAGCAAGGCGTGGATATGATCCTCATCAACCCAGTCGATTCAGAGGCAGTCGCTTCAGCAGTTGCTTCCGCCAATAACGCAGATATCCCGGTCATCACCGTGGACCGTAGCGCGGAAAGCGGCGAAGTCGTTTCCCACATCGCTTCCGATAACGTAGCGGGCGGCGAAATGGCAGCGGAACACCTATTGTCACTCGTTGGCGATGGCGCGAAAGTAGCGGAACTGGAAGGCGTTCCCGGATCTTCCGCAGCGCGTGAACGCGGGGAAGGATTCAATAACATCGCAGCGGACAGCTTGGATGTAGTAGCCAAACAAACGGCGAACTTCAACCGTGCAGAAGGCTTGTCGGTCATGGAAAACATTTTGCAGGCAAACCCTGAAGTAACGGGAGTGTTTGCGCATAACGATGAAATGGCGCTTGGCGCGCTGGAAGCAATCGAAGCTTCCGGCAAGGACGTCACAGTGGTCGGCTTTGATGCGACAGCGGATGCTGTCGCAGCAGTAGAAGAAGGCCGGCTTGCCGGAACGATTGCCCAAAAACCGGAAATGATCGGTGAAATGGCGGTCGAAACAGCTGTTCAGCATTTGGACGGCGAAGCAGTGGAAGCATCGATTCCGGTAGAATTGGAATTGATCCAGCAATAA
- a CDS encoding ABC transporter permease subunit: MKNANTNLFQKIAPFIGLILIIAIITAINPSFLSMSNILNVLRQVSINALIAFGMTFVILTGGIDLSVGSILALTGAVTAGMMASGIDPILAMLLGLFLGAVLGAINGVIIAKGKVAPFIATLATMTIYRGLTLVYTEGRPISGLGDSMAFQMLGKGYFLGIPVPVVTMLISFGILYFILKKTTFGRRVYAVGGNEEASVLSGINADRIKIYVYSLVGALAALASLILTSRLNSAQPTAGQMFELDAIAAVVLGGTSLTGGRGWIVGTLIGALIIGVLNNGLNLIGVSSFFQQVVKGAVILLAVLLDRKKTA; encoded by the coding sequence TTGAAGAACGCTAACACAAACTTATTCCAAAAAATCGCGCCGTTCATCGGCTTGATCTTGATCATTGCCATCATTACCGCAATAAATCCGAGTTTTCTATCCATGAGCAATATCTTGAATGTCCTGCGGCAAGTATCGATCAATGCCTTGATTGCATTCGGCATGACCTTCGTCATCCTGACCGGAGGGATCGACTTGTCGGTCGGTTCGATCTTGGCGCTTACGGGTGCTGTGACTGCCGGCATGATGGCTTCAGGAATTGACCCGATCCTGGCGATGCTGTTGGGGCTGTTCCTCGGGGCAGTTCTCGGAGCCATCAACGGCGTCATCATCGCGAAAGGGAAAGTGGCGCCATTCATCGCGACGCTTGCGACGATGACCATTTACCGGGGCTTGACGCTCGTCTATACGGAAGGCCGGCCGATTTCAGGGCTTGGTGACAGCATGGCTTTCCAGATGCTCGGAAAAGGCTATTTCCTCGGCATCCCGGTTCCGGTGGTGACGATGCTCATCAGTTTCGGGATTCTTTACTTCATCTTGAAGAAAACGACGTTCGGCCGGCGCGTCTATGCAGTCGGCGGCAATGAAGAAGCTTCGGTATTGTCTGGCATCAATGCGGACCGCATCAAGATCTATGTCTACTCATTGGTCGGGGCGCTTGCCGCACTCGCCTCGCTGATCTTGACTTCGCGCTTGAATTCCGCGCAGCCGACAGCCGGGCAGATGTTTGAACTTGATGCCATCGCAGCGGTCGTGCTCGGTGGGACAAGCTTGACAGGCGGCCGCGGATGGATCGTCGGTACGTTGATCGGTGCTTTGATCATCGGTGTCTTGAACAACGGTTTGAACTTAATCGGGGTTTCCTCCTTCTTCCAGCAAGTGGTGAAGGGTGCAGTTATATTGCTTGCAGTATTGCTAGACCGTAAAAAAACAGCATAA
- a CDS encoding sugar ABC transporter ATP-binding protein, which produces MINMTDICKSFSGNAVLKNVHFSLQKGEIHALMGENGAGKSTLMKIMSGIYTRDSGTVEVKGKKVEFTSPKQAEAEGIAVIHQELNILPHLSIADNLFLGREETIGRTGILKTKDMERKTKKILGDLGLDIDPSLPASTLSVGQQQLVEIGKALSMDAEMIIMDEPTAALTDREIETLFVTIRDLQKRGVSFVYISHRMEEIFSLCDRITILRDGEFVGERKISETSFEEIVQLMVGRELGDRFPERSSAIGDVKLSVKGLSRKDCFEDISFDIHKGEIVSIAGLMGAGRTEVAQSLFGYKKADSGTVELDGKPAKIDNPQKAKELGIGYVTEDRKSEGLIVGFTVEENISMANFESISKKGLLSKDKERSLYDRMVKRLGIRTSGPDQAAKSLSGGNQQKVVIAKWLGIEPDVLILDEPTRGVDVGAKKEIYSIINELAARGVAILMISSELPEVIGMADRVLVMHEGKLTADLPKQEMTQETIMHYATGGGKLAVEER; this is translated from the coding sequence ATGATCAACATGACCGATATTTGCAAATCGTTCAGCGGCAACGCCGTCTTGAAAAACGTCCATTTCTCTCTACAAAAAGGCGAAATCCACGCCTTGATGGGCGAGAACGGGGCCGGCAAATCGACCTTGATGAAAATCATGTCCGGCATCTATACCCGCGACTCCGGAACGGTGGAAGTGAAAGGCAAAAAAGTCGAGTTCACTTCACCGAAGCAGGCAGAAGCGGAAGGCATCGCCGTCATCCACCAGGAATTGAATATCCTGCCACACCTGTCGATTGCGGACAATCTCTTTCTTGGCCGTGAGGAAACCATCGGACGCACAGGAATCCTGAAGACAAAAGACATGGAACGCAAAACGAAAAAGATCCTGGGGGATTTAGGGCTTGATATCGACCCGTCGCTTCCCGCAAGTACATTGTCTGTCGGACAGCAGCAATTGGTGGAAATCGGAAAAGCTTTGTCAATGGATGCAGAAATGATCATTATGGATGAGCCGACAGCGGCATTGACGGACCGGGAAATCGAAACTTTATTCGTGACCATCCGCGATCTTCAAAAGCGCGGTGTTTCTTTCGTCTATATTTCACATCGCATGGAAGAAATCTTTTCACTGTGTGACCGCATCACCATCTTGCGCGACGGTGAATTCGTCGGTGAACGGAAGATCAGCGAAACTAGCTTCGAAGAAATTGTCCAGTTGATGGTCGGCCGTGAACTCGGCGACCGTTTCCCGGAACGAAGCTCGGCGATTGGCGACGTGAAGCTGTCGGTTAAAGGCTTATCACGGAAAGATTGCTTTGAAGATATTTCCTTCGACATCCATAAAGGGGAAATCGTTTCGATTGCCGGGCTCATGGGGGCCGGGCGCACAGAAGTGGCACAGTCTCTATTCGGTTATAAGAAAGCGGATTCAGGAACGGTGGAGCTCGATGGCAAGCCTGCGAAAATCGACAATCCGCAAAAAGCGAAAGAACTCGGCATCGGCTACGTGACCGAAGACCGAAAATCCGAAGGGCTGATCGTCGGTTTTACAGTCGAAGAAAACATCAGCATGGCAAACTTTGAATCCATTTCCAAAAAAGGTTTGCTGTCGAAAGACAAAGAACGCAGCCTGTACGACCGGATGGTGAAACGCCTTGGCATCCGGACATCAGGGCCAGACCAGGCTGCCAAATCGCTCAGCGGGGGCAACCAGCAAAAAGTCGTCATCGCGAAATGGCTCGGCATCGAACCGGATGTGCTCATACTCGATGAGCCGACGCGCGGCGTCGATGTCGGCGCGAAGAAAGAGATTTATTCGATCATCAACGAATTGGCCGCTCGTGGCGTCGCCATCTTGATGATCTCTTCCGAACTTCCGGAAGTGATCGGCATGGCCGACCGTGTGCTCGTCATGCACGAAGGCAAGCTGACGGCAGATCTGCCGAAGCAGGAAATGACGCAGGAAACAATAATGCATTATGCAACAGGAGGTGGGAAACTTGCAGTTGAAGAACGCTAA
- the rbsD gene encoding D-ribose pyranase, translating to MKKQGIINRDIAGHLARFGHTDLLVIADCGLPVPQHVPCVDLSYRIGEPSFETVLEAVLEDFEAEAAYIAREISGHNQGLEARMQKQLDCHYLSHEELKAMSHNAKLIVRTGEASPYANVILQSGVIF from the coding sequence ATGAAAAAACAAGGCATCATTAATCGCGACATTGCCGGCCATTTGGCAAGGTTCGGGCATACGGATTTGCTTGTCATTGCCGATTGCGGACTGCCGGTGCCGCAACATGTACCGTGCGTCGATTTATCGTACCGCATCGGGGAACCGTCATTTGAAACGGTGCTGGAGGCAGTGCTTGAGGATTTTGAGGCGGAAGCGGCTTATATTGCCCGGGAAATAAGCGGTCACAATCAAGGCTTGGAAGCCCGTATGCAAAAGCAATTGGACTGCCATTACCTTAGCCACGAGGAATTAAAGGCGATGAGCCATAACGCCAAACTGATCGTCCGCACAGGGGAAGCAAGCCCTTATGCGAATGTCATCCTTCAGTCGGGCGTCATCTTTTAA
- the rbsK gene encoding ribokinase, producing MITVVGSINMDLVVGTERFPKQGETVLGNLYTTVPGGKGANQAVAAARLGDQVHMVGAVGSDAFGTQLLEGLEKEQIDTQGVKKTDGASGIANILLSEGDNRIIVVSGANHELTKSDIDAQKKAIEKSSMVILQLELPIAVVEYTLKLAKELGVPAILNPAPAGGFTDAMKQADFLTPNETEAQELFGENWELELERYPNRMVVTLGKNGARYFDGEQHVTVEGYPTQAVDTTGAGDTFNGALAVALVEGSEFKEAVRFANAAASLSVEKFGAQGGMPNRPEVVSRMEAAK from the coding sequence ATGATTACAGTAGTGGGCAGCATCAATATGGACCTTGTGGTCGGAACAGAGCGCTTTCCAAAGCAAGGTGAAACGGTGCTAGGAAATTTATATACGACCGTTCCAGGCGGAAAAGGCGCCAATCAGGCAGTCGCAGCAGCGAGGCTCGGCGACCAAGTCCATATGGTCGGTGCAGTCGGCAGCGACGCATTCGGCACACAGCTTCTTGAAGGGCTGGAAAAAGAGCAAATCGATACGCAAGGCGTCAAAAAAACGGACGGCGCCAGCGGAATCGCTAATATCCTGCTGTCAGAAGGCGACAATCGCATCATCGTCGTCTCAGGTGCCAACCACGAACTGACGAAATCGGACATCGATGCACAGAAAAAGGCAATCGAAAAAAGTTCGATGGTCATTCTGCAGTTGGAACTGCCGATTGCGGTCGTGGAATATACGCTGAAACTTGCCAAAGAACTCGGCGTGCCAGCCATTTTGAATCCAGCGCCAGCTGGTGGATTCACCGATGCAATGAAACAAGCGGACTTTTTGACGCCGAATGAAACCGAAGCACAAGAGCTGTTCGGCGAAAACTGGGAATTGGAATTGGAACGCTACCCGAACCGCATGGTCGTGACGCTTGGAAAAAACGGTGCCCGCTATTTTGACGGCGAACAGCACGTAACGGTCGAAGGTTATCCGACACAAGCAGTCGATACGACGGGTGCGGGGGATACATTCAACGGCGCGTTGGCAGTTGCCTTAGTGGAAGGCAGCGAGTTCAAGGAAGCTGTGCGCTTCGCCAACGCCGCTGCCTCCTTATCGGTGGAAAAATTCGGGGCGCAAGGCGGCATGCCGAACCGTCCGGAAGTCGTTTCCCGGATGGAGGCGGCAAAATGA
- a CDS encoding LacI family DNA-binding transcriptional regulator codes for MTTIRDVAKKAGVSVATVSRFLNGSGYVSADAAKAVTEAVEELEYELNPVARSLNTKRSSLIGLILPDITNPFFPELARAVEDVALSYGYTVILCNSDEDPKKEKNYIETLKKKYIAGFIVTSNQLDAPHYADTKLPIVALDRAINEKIPVVSSNNKEGAVLGANALLERGCQNILFLRGPEALNPANDRYDGFMEAIGKSDVDYRIVTCPFHYADSQKIVERELKDNPEIDGIFASSDVSAAGALKAAVLLGRKVPDDLQIVGFDGIAMGEMLSPGLSTVAQDVYKMGAIATRVLIKRIENKPVEESFYEIPVKLVLRGTTRSVE; via the coding sequence ATGACAACGATCAGAGATGTAGCGAAAAAAGCAGGCGTTTCCGTTGCGACGGTTTCACGTTTCTTGAATGGCAGCGGCTATGTCAGCGCAGACGCCGCCAAAGCGGTAACTGAAGCGGTGGAGGAATTGGAATATGAATTGAATCCGGTCGCACGCTCTTTGAACACGAAACGCTCCAGTTTGATCGGACTCATTTTGCCGGACATCACGAACCCGTTTTTCCCGGAACTTGCGCGGGCGGTGGAAGATGTCGCTTTGAGCTATGGCTATACCGTCATCCTGTGCAACTCGGACGAAGACCCGAAAAAAGAGAAGAACTATATCGAAACCTTGAAAAAGAAATACATCGCGGGTTTCATCGTGACATCGAATCAGCTCGACGCACCGCATTATGCGGATACGAAGCTGCCGATTGTGGCACTGGACCGGGCCATCAACGAGAAGATCCCCGTGGTCTCATCGAATAATAAAGAGGGAGCGGTGCTTGGGGCCAATGCGCTGCTCGAGCGCGGATGCCAAAACATCCTGTTCCTTCGGGGACCTGAGGCACTGAATCCCGCGAATGACCGCTATGACGGATTTATGGAAGCGATCGGTAAATCGGATGTCGACTACCGCATCGTCACTTGCCCGTTCCATTACGCGGACTCACAGAAGATCGTGGAACGCGAACTGAAGGACAACCCAGAAATCGACGGCATTTTCGCCTCGAGCGATGTGTCGGCAGCAGGAGCCTTGAAAGCGGCCGTTCTGCTCGGCAGAAAAGTGCCGGACGATTTGCAGATTGTCGGGTTTGATGGCATCGCCATGGGCGAGATGCTTTCTCCGGGGCTCTCAACCGTCGCACAAGATGTTTACAAAATGGGCGCAATCGCAACGCGCGTCCTGATTAAGCGGATCGAGAACAAGCCCGTGGAAGAAAGCTTCTACGAAATTCCAGTCAAGCTCGTTTTACGTGGCACAACAAGGAGTGTGGAATGA
- a CDS encoding MBL fold metallo-hydrolase — MLLRYFYDEKLAHASYVVGCQKTGEAVVVDPMRDITAYEELAKKEKLNIVGALETHIHADFVSGSRELNDRFGTKLYISDEGDADWKYQNLDGISHQLLKDGDQFNIGNLVFEVMHTPGHTPESISFLLTDKGGSADKPMGIFTGDFVFVGDVGRPDLLEKAAGIQGTSESGAVAMFESIERFKALPDYLQVWPAHGAGSACGKSLGAVPSTTVGYEKAFNWAMQFDDEASFKKALLEGQPEPPYYFAVMKSVNKVGQKLIKDLPEPKEITSAADIEALLAEGKQVLDMRPADAYSKGHIQGTINIPFNNSFTNWAGWVVDYDKPLYLLLDTNVLDEALVALRSVGIDEVYGFAEAENVMAQAENLASYENVSPSEASEMVEKGEAYVLDVRNQTEFDEGHIDNAQHIMVGTLKNRIDEVDTDKTVIVQCQAGARSAIAASVLKANGIDNLVNMTGGYSKWQQEVASVKQ, encoded by the coding sequence ATGTTATTACGATATTTCTATGACGAAAAATTGGCTCACGCATCTTATGTAGTAGGGTGCCAAAAAACAGGCGAAGCAGTCGTTGTTGATCCGATGCGCGATATCACAGCATACGAGGAATTGGCGAAAAAAGAGAAACTGAACATTGTCGGCGCTCTTGAAACGCATATCCACGCTGACTTTGTATCCGGTTCACGGGAACTGAATGACCGTTTCGGCACGAAGCTCTATATTTCGGATGAAGGCGATGCCGATTGGAAATATCAGAACCTGGATGGGATCAGCCATCAATTATTGAAAGATGGCGACCAGTTCAACATCGGCAATCTGGTATTTGAAGTGATGCATACGCCAGGGCATACCCCGGAGAGCATTTCCTTCCTATTGACGGATAAAGGCGGATCTGCCGACAAGCCGATGGGCATCTTTACAGGAGACTTCGTCTTTGTCGGCGACGTCGGACGCCCAGACCTTCTCGAAAAAGCGGCGGGCATCCAAGGAACCTCCGAATCCGGCGCGGTGGCAATGTTCGAATCGATCGAACGCTTCAAGGCGCTTCCGGATTATCTACAGGTTTGGCCAGCGCATGGTGCCGGGTCCGCTTGCGGTAAATCGCTCGGCGCAGTTCCATCGACGACAGTCGGTTACGAAAAAGCCTTTAACTGGGCGATGCAATTCGATGATGAAGCTTCGTTCAAGAAAGCGCTGCTCGAAGGACAGCCGGAACCCCCGTATTACTTCGCGGTGATGAAATCGGTCAACAAAGTCGGCCAGAAATTGATCAAAGATTTGCCGGAACCAAAAGAAATCACATCAGCCGCAGACATCGAAGCGCTTCTTGCTGAAGGCAAGCAAGTACTTGATATGCGCCCGGCAGATGCTTACAGCAAAGGTCATATCCAAGGCACGATCAACATCCCGTTCAATAATTCCTTCACGAACTGGGCAGGCTGGGTCGTCGATTATGACAAGCCGCTCTACCTCCTGCTCGACACGAACGTGCTCGATGAAGCATTGGTCGCCCTCCGTTCAGTGGGAATCGACGAAGTCTACGGTTTTGCAGAAGCGGAAAATGTCATGGCACAAGCTGAAAACTTAGCTTCCTATGAAAACGTCTCGCCATCCGAGGCAAGTGAAATGGTCGAAAAAGGCGAAGCGTATGTGCTTGATGTCCGCAACCAGACGGAATTCGATGAAGGGCATATCGACAATGCACAACATATCATGGTCGGTACCTTGAAAAATCGAATCGATGAGGTGGACACCGATAAAACAGTCATTGTACAATGCCAGGCAGGGGCTCGTTCCGCGATCGCGGCAAGCGTCCTGAAAGCGAACGGCATCGACAACCTGGTCAATATGACAGGCGGCTACAGCAAATGGCAGCAAGAAGTCGCATCCGTTAAACAATAA